In Gossypium hirsutum isolate 1008001.06 chromosome A10, Gossypium_hirsutum_v2.1, whole genome shotgun sequence, the DNA window TCAAAGTCACAAACTCAATTTTTAATATGTTAGATTTCAGTATGCTTTTGTATCTagtttctttttatgtttttgtatctatttttttttatgatttgatatgataaatcctaattaataaaataaacagttaaattgatattatattaaggATATTGTGTGTATATATAGTGAGAGAGaattattttttgttcttttttatataCAAACAAGTCTGAATTGAACTTCAAATTTACAAGCAAAAGTGATGCATTTAATGGTGAGCCATCGTTGGCTCTCCtccattttttttggttttgtaaACCATTCATCTTTGTTTAAGTCGACCTCAAAAGGGATATGGTAGGTTACCTTTTATGGATATATGGTTCACTTTTGACCAATCTTTTCACTATCATGCAAAATATACTTTCCCAAAACTTAATATTACTAccatctttttaatttagtcttcaCTAGACATGATTAAAgtgaaataaaacataaaattcaaaatcattaattgtccaaaAAGTCACGAAATTAATCGTACAAAAAACAATAAAtgtatgtaaaattatttttaatttacattatACATTAATACTATTGCCAAATGAGACTATCGCATTTTATTCAAAACTTTTGAAGCTAAATTCACTCATTTCTATTTGAGATGATATGCCATCATCCTTTCGCTAACTAAAAAATTTAGTGTTCAAAGAAATCAAGTAAGAAGTTTTAATAAATGATGAAAAGTTGTCTCCTAAATGCCAAGAGAATTTATAAATAGTAGTAAAGGCATCTAGGGTGGGCAAATGAGGTTCAAAATCAAATCTCGTCatgcaaatattaaaaaaagaaataaaaattgagGAGAAGAATAAAGCTTTtatctttttgaattttgagCACTTGGATTCTATCTAAAAAAGGTTGCCACTATCTGGACTTCACTTGATGGCCATCGGCTGTTTTGTGTACCACTTGGGACCAGTTctgtatgattaatattttaatatgcatatcaaattttgaaataatcaAAAGGCTAATAATCAACTAACCATTGGTACAATGATACCCCTTCCCCAAAATAAAGAACTGATGACCAGAATCTAACTTGGGAGGGTGATGTATGTCGACATTTCAGAGCAAAAACGAGAGTTCTTTTTTCTAAGTATCGGGTTATTATAGGAACTTATATTATGTTACACAAATACAGATGGCTTTCATTGCCCTAATATTTAATGGAAAAAGCATAAAATGCCTGTAACCAGGCAAAGGCTTTTTACCACACTAAATTCTGAGAAGATTTACTATTACATATATTGTAGCTTCTATTATTACACATCTCATCTGCCAGGCATTTTAGCTTAAAATGGGTTGCTACTGCATCCATGCCATTGCCATTTGCCAtgactatttgtgtttttatgatcGCCCGGCATTCTTCTAAAAGAAACACGATTCCCCCTAGGAGACTCTCCTCGGCTTCCAATTTCAAGTCCCTTAACAAAATGATGAATGATGCATTAAGCATACAATAAAAAAGCTTCAACTTGAGACTGATATTTGCCTAAGCAATCCAGGCTAACCAAGTCTAAACCGAAAAGCAAGCAAAATTAACCACCTTATGGCTTATTCTTCCATGCTAAATCCTGTACCATCTGAAGCCCCTGCAGCAAATAGACCAAAGAAATTAATAGTGTTGTCTATTGAgacacaataataaaaattacGAAAACTTATACCTGTTGGAATCGTGATGGATCATTGGGTGATGGTGCCACTGGTAATTGTCCGTAACCAAGTTCCTGTAAAATCCAAAGATACAAAAAATGAGACTTATGAGGCAATGAACTATTACAGGAAAGTGAAAACAATAATGCTTTACAAAACTGTAAAAGAGAAGGGTTgccaaagaaaaagaagaagaaataaactACAATTTTATTGTAAATCAATTTGACAACTAGTTAACCCGGTGACGATCAACTTCTTGAGGTTCTCTTTATTTGGCTGGGCTGTTAAATATAAAGTTTACCTGTGTACTTTGTTGATTTCTAACTCCAGAAGCTGGATACTGGAATTCCACAAAGTAGAATTAGCATTGCATAACGAGATATCTAATACAATAAAACCCagttaaaaaaagtcaaaaaccAACCGCTGTGGGATAGATAGGCTGCTGTAACTGGTGAGGATGGCAAATCTGTGTCTGAAGCTGGGTTTGCAGCTGTGCCTGTTGTGAAGCTTGCTGAGCAGCATGTAACTGAGTTTGAGGTTGTTGAACAGGTGGCTtttgttgttgctgctgctgttgttcaAACAAAGTTAATTCTTCGGGCTTCTCCCACTGCATAAGGATTCAAATTAAATACATTAgttaattaagaaataatttGCCAACAGTTAACCGGAAATCAAATTCACGTCTCACCTTGCTTTCACGTGTTAGACTGTTATGATAGTATTTGAACCCGTCAGGTGAAGTATGCTCTGTCCAATGACATTCTACTACCAGTTTCATAGCAGCAGATGCAGATGAAGGAACATCTGTACCAGGTGTTTTGGCAGGAGCGCTGCCAACAGCCTGCGGCATCATACCAGCCCACTGACAATGCACCAACCATAATCCTCAGAGTAAATTAATTACAGCACAACTTTCACAAGGCATGTTGACATGAATATATGAGATACACATGAAGGAGAATTACCATCCAATGATAACCCGGGCATTTAAAAtccttaaatttttattgaagcAGGAtacttttagaaaatattttttctaaagAACTCTTTTGAGCTGAAATTAAAATTGACTTGGTTTTTAGAAGCCTCATAGCCTCAATTTAcctctaaaaataatataattcctGTGTGAATCCAACCATTAGAGCCCCACATACCTGATGTTTAGAAGCCTGAGAATTCTGCTGCAATGTCATATTTTGATTTGAAGGTTGCATCAGCTGCAATTGTTGCTGCAGCTGAGAAAATGCCTGCTGAGATGATTGGAAGCTTGCTTGCAGAGTTTGTGTTTGTTGAGACAGCATCTGCGCTAGCTGAGAAGGGGATTGCTGAAGTGGTTGCAGCGGCTGCTGCTGGTTAGGAGCAGGTAACTGTTGTTGATTTGCAGCACTGGCCGCAGAATTGGGCGGTAAGTTGACATTCAAAGGGTTTTGTAGTGCTGCACCAGATGAAACATTCGGCTGAACCAGTGGCCGAGACGCAGACAACTGGCCACTCAAACCAGCTAAATGTTGTGAGGGAAGAGCTTGACTGAAGGGAGTATGACTAGCAGGAGGAACTTGAAGTTGACCAACATGTGAAGTTCGTGTCTGCGAGTATGACATAGGTGCTTGCGGGTGTAGTTGAAAGGAAGGCGGTAGATTCTGCGGTGAACCAAGGGGCTTCTGTAAAGGTGAAATCTGATGACCAACAGTTGGAATTTGTGATGAAGATTGATTAAATCCCTGAAATGAAACAAACCTAATTCAATCTTAAATGAAACATGAAGAATGCAAAAGCATAAAAAGCATGTCAATTTTTCACAAACCTGTACTGAAGTAGATGAAGATGAAACTGAAAGGCCAGGAAGAGAACCATCTGAAGGGCCACCAAAAGGAGCACCCTAGTGTTTTTTAAGCATAGTTAGCCAGAGTTTGCAAgtaaaacaaaattagaaataagaaaatttccaAACAACACCAAAATCGATGATTGACAACCTTTCAAAAGGCCAAGCATAAAAGAACTAATAGGATAAAGATGAAGAGTATGACCACAAGCTCATGGCTTTCAGGCTCCAATTATCCAAATGACAGTTAAATCTAATTATAGGTTATTTACAGTTCTTTAGAAAGAATCTTGCTTTgatggaaaggaaaagaaatttaGCACCTCAATGATACCTTCAATAATAACTGTCCAAGGTAGATTGCTCAAACTAAAATAATAACTTCAACATAACATCCACAAAATATGTTATCACATGCCATTAAGGAGAAATATGGCTGATTAACACAATTTCATAGTAAAAATTAGAAATGTGCCAGCCAAGCTTTCTTACTGGATTTAAAGGTATTGCTAGGTCAGCAGACCTAGGTAGCAACTGGTTCCCCATACTCCGAATGCCAGGATTAGAAGTTGGTCCCATTTTCTGTGGACTCATAGGGTGCCAAGCAGTAGGTGGAACACGATCCCCCATTGCATCACCAAAGTTGGGTGCTGGTCTGTAAAGGACGACAAGAAAACAGAAGTTCAGAAATGCAAGCCAAACGATAAAAGGAGATAGCTTAGCCCTTGAAAACATTATACTTTTCTTGGGTACCTAGGCCTTGGTGTTTGGAAACGAGGACCAAAACCTGGACCTCCAAATGCAGCAGCACCACCCCTGGAAAGGAAGCAAGTTGAGAAACAGCCtacaattaattcaatcaaaGTGTAACATAGGAAAGAGGCTAACAGTGAATTGAAAAACAGATAGACAACCAACTTTCATCTATAATGCAAGGTAAAAACATGTCCTTCAAAAGAAACATCGATAGCAAATCATCAAAGGCTGGCCCTTTCCCATTTACATCCCACTGTACAAGTTTACACATAAAGAAGTGCATTTAAGGAAAACCTCGAGTCTCCAGGTCCTTGCCGGGGCCTCTTAGGATCAGCAAAACGGACAGTTAATGGTTGATCACAACCCTaagatatagaaaaaaaataatgaataggTAGTTCAATAATATAATCAACAAACACAACATTAAAAAAAGAAGTAACGATGCTTACTCTCATTGTATAAATTCCATTGAGAGCATCTATAGCTGCTAGTGCCATTTCTCTATCAGAGTATTTGACAAATCCACAGCCTTCAAAATGAATGTAATAAATATTTGAGAGAAGAAAAGTGGAAACATGAAATTACATAAACATATAAGATCTGAACATAGAttactgaaaataaaaaataattcatcaaatccaAGATGGTCATGTAAATATAGAACTCAAGGACACACCACGACTCTGCTTTGATTCATCACGCATGAGGTAAACATCTTCAACTCGACCAAATCGAGAAAAAACCTGCCAATGGAACAACAATTACTAGTTTGGtaacatatataaaaatgaagaaaaaagaaaactaaaattgaCCAGTTAATAATGGCAACGTACATAGGTTATGCATAACAAGAAAGAAAAACCATATACCAATTGAAGTGATACCACAAAATGTcattagaaataaataatttctttCACACCAGCATGTAAAAGCAACAgcataattaaacaaataaaatatttatatagcaTACTTCCTGAACATCCATTTCAGTAGCTTGTTTGTTCAGCGACCCAACAAACAATTTGTACTCAACTGCACCTGTCATTAAGGAAAAAAGAATCTGTCATGGAGAAATTAGACTATGTATGATAAGCAGCATAACCATGGACCATTTTGTATAATATGCTTGGATTGTGTAACACACAAGAGGATGTGCATAAACACGTCTAGACTTTGAAAAACTTCCACTTGACAACTACGTCTTTACAAAGAGATTACACTCCCTCCATTCTGACTTTAAAGGACATCAGAAAAATCATGGTAAATAAGGGATCCGCGTTAACAAGAGCATGCAGCATCTAAATTCAAAAACCACACGTCACTAAAAGTGAGTGCCATGGATATTACATGCATAAGGCTGGAAATTAAATGAGAATATACTGGCATGTAACAACCAAAAAGATCATTTATTGACacattcacacatataaattacagatcaagcttcaaaaccctaCAAATATGCAATAATTACCAAGGCGTTCTCGCTCCCCATCAGCATATCTGACTTGGATAGGACCCACTCCCTGTGAATATGACAACGAGAATGTACAATAATTCAGTTGTAAGAGTTCAAAATCATTTCAGAATACATACATGGACAAAAAACAACGCAAGAGGCAAAAGACCTCACCCCAGGCAGGGTATGTTGATTGTGTAAGGCTCTGATAGCCCTATCGGCTTCTTCTAAGGTTGCATATTTTATAAAACAACATCCTGCACAACCACAGCGTTTTAATTCTGATTTTGTTAGATCACTTGCACCCTCACAGATGGTGCAGATAGGCAGGCACATAAAATATCACAAAACCATAAAATACATGTCATGGAATTATGCCATTACAGTTGCATAAGAATGGAACTAGCGAAGGTGGGGAAATATCCAAAATATCCAAATTACCATGAAATCTATTTTCATTTAGCACAACCCACAGAAAAGTAAAATGAATGTCAACCACCACATCCGAATGTTCAAAAGAGAAATATCTTAAACCAAATCATTCGTATCTCTTTCAAGGCAGTGCACATGCCACAAATATAACAATTTACAGGATATCCCTGCCAGATAACCCCTTAACAGAACATAGCAGAACTAgataatatgtaatatataagTGGCAGAGTTCTTTAGAACAAATTTGTTGCTAAATCATAGTTtgccttcaaaaaaaaaaaaaacaatcatttAAGACAAGACAGCAGAGATAGTTTTCTTTTTATAAGTAGACAATTAATAGAAAAAGAGCCCAATAAGAACAACAGGGCATAATTCCTTCTTGCAGAAAATAGCACCATGTCAACATCCTAATCTTGTGACAATATACACTGCAAACCTACATAGAAAATAGCTTTCAACCATGCAACTAATCAACCAACATATTGCTACTCCCAAGAAAATGACCCATAAGCACAAAATCTTGCCagtaattgtattttaaatccaTGCAATAATCCACAAAAAGCTGGAAGCTGAATCAATTTGCCATGACAATAACCATCACTGTGCTTACAAGCATAACTTCATGGGCACAAGTAGAAAGGAATTTTATCAAACATTAAAGATAACAGAAAGGCAAGCACCCATATATCATCTTATATTTCCACTCTTTTAATTTTCCCACAGATTGAGCCACACAGACATACGATGCTAACATACTCCAAAAGGAACCATCAGTCACTAACATTACAAGCTCACAACACAAGAATATTCAAATCTTAACTCTACCTCTCCCCAACCAGCTCCAAACAAATAACAAAAAGGTTTCAACACCAAGCACTAGTGCACGGAGAAGCGAGAACTCAACTATTTGTCACTCACTTTAGACCACGTGACGGTATGTCAAGCTACGTTATAGCTCTCCCAATGGGCCCAAATAAGATAACTCAATGTGTATAGCACAAACACCAAGCACAACAGAAATCTAGGTTCCGATGAACCTGGAAACAAAGAACAAGCATTTTAGGCCTCCCCTTTATCAGTTGCTTCCTTCTCTATCCAAACAAATCTCTCACAATACATTTTCTAGGAATCTAGCTAAGCAAATAACATAAGAAGGCTATGCACATGACCAAGTAAGAGATTATGAGCAGCACTAAGCTTGCTTTGCAGAAAAGACAACCGTCTTGTTTAAACTATTAACTCATTCATGTATGGAAATAACAAATTAACCTAGAAACGTCAGTTGCATACTTACAGTAGAAATATTCATACCAAACAAAAGGAATATGGGATTCCACCATCTCCACACAAATTTCAACAATCAAATTGGTTCATCAAGCATATATTCTCACTTGACAAGCACAAGAAACCAAGTGCCATGCAGTAACTCTACCCAAAATTCATAATTGTACTGCTGCTTTGGATTTGaaagaataaataagaaaaatgcaCAAAGATCAGACCTATTAAGGTTCTACCTAATCGTACCAAGACGGAATCATCAAAGCATTCACTTCACCAAGCATCTATGAGTATATAGACTTAGTCACTCAGAGAAGACATCAATCTTCACCAAACATACAAGTAATTCCCATGAGAATGGACCATAGTTCTCTCTGAATAATGTATAACCAAACCTGACTTTAAGGCTCACAactacaaataataaataaaaaagaacgaACCAAAATGATAAATGGATTGAAAATAGCAGAGCAGAATTGctgaaaatacaataaaataagtgGAGAACCTAACAAGGAATTTTCATAAAAGGTTAACCTCTACTGCAGTGGTTAACCACAAGCAGGAGAAAAAATGTTTCACAAAGCCATCTGATAGAAAAGAACAACAATTTCAGGTAACCATGCTGCACAATTCTAGAATCCAAACCTCCATGTTGGTTTAAATTCAAACACATCCATTCCTCCTTGCACATTACAACATTCACATTACACAACAGCATTCAAaccatgaaaaagaaaatgagttcCCTGAATGAGAAATCCATCAGCATTCTCACTCTCTGGCACAAAAGGCAAGCACTACTGATACaatcaacaatggaaactatagataaataaataaataaaaaccaagaAGCAACCAAAATCTGAGCAGGGCAGCGATTATATTATAAACAGGACATGACAggaggaataaaataaaaatcaatgagTTCAAACTACACAATCCTATTGGTATCACAAAAATTTAGGGAAATTCAAGAGAAAAAATGATTAGGGCAACCACAAAGCCACCTGGAGCATAAGCGCAAATTTGCCGATTAAATAACCAATGCTAACTGCTGCATCAGGTTGCAGTCACAAGAtacagcagcagcagcaactaATTTTCTATTGTAGAAAAGAGAATTCCCACAGAACTTTTAGTAATATTATAAGGATAGAAATCGATACAGAAAATGAGCCGGCAACCAATATAGACTAGCCATCCAACTGATAAAAATAATTCAACCAACATGCCCAAATACAGAGTCACCAAAAAATCAACTCCCATGCACATAAATCAATCCCAAAAAAGTGTGATGCCTGTAAAGCTCCAAGTAACAAAGCATAGAATCAAGGAATTTGTAACACACAGAACTTAATAATCATCCATATCAGATAAACATCCAAATTCAAATCcatctaaacaaaataaaactggTCCATAGAAATTTCAACCCCcgtattaaaataagaattaccAGATTCTCCAAGATAGAAGTCAACCACAGAAATCCTCCAACCAACAATATGACATAAACCATTCAACACAACAATCATAGAGTTCCTTGTTTTTACATAATACAACAGCAGCACATCCTTCAATGTATATATGAGATATACTACAGTAATGGAAATAAACACTGCCATGAAAGTTTATTGTTGGCTAATGCCCTCACAACAGAATCCATTATTTCAAGGACAGGTTCCATTTCTGGTACAAGTTCCCTACATTTTTCTATACATAAACCAGTTTTTAGCGAGTTTACATTTCTCTCCTTGTTTGACAGGAGTGACATAAAAAAAGGTGGTAGCAACCAAAACCAACAAGCGCGGAACTTGTATCAAAAACAAACTGAGATGAAGATGAGCTTAAGTTTGCTCCTATCAGCCTCTCAGCACACCTGAAATAAGATAGGTATAATAACAAATATCCAAGGATGAAACAACATTCATACATACCTTGAGGTTGGCcagtttttttatcttttattaaagCAACCTCTATCACATCTCCATGTTCTTCAAATAAGTGCCGAATCTGACAAAAGatgaataaataatatcatttgtACAGGAAATAATACCAAAAAGCCCAAAATGCAAAATAGCTTAATATTACATGGCATTAATGCTTAAATGGTATTCATTCGAAATATCAAATCGACATCCAGCATATGAAGATAAGTGAATCAAATTACATATCTGGAAGCAAAAGGAGAGTACAAACGGGAGTATGATAGTTTCAAAAGTATCATGCAAAAAATGAACTGACTTACATCCTCTTCTCTAGCCGTCCTTGGTACAGATCCCACAAAAAGTTTGGCAAAATTGCCCCCACCGCCAGCACCACCAAATCGATCTTgacaaagcaaaaagaaaataaaaacaaagtatAAGTAGATAAAATAAGTAATGTAATGGTCTGGGGATGCAATTATTATGGTCAGAAGTCAGTAAAGGAGGATAAAATTCGAATATGGAAAGCAGAATTCAAGATAAATGATCTGTAGCTAAAACCATACATGCATCCAAGGAACAAAAAATTCAAGTAAATATTGAGAACTTGGTAAATTTATAGTTCAAAATGGAAGTCCAAATAGAAGCAAATGCTAAGGAAAATGCCCTAAAATCTTTGAATTGACGAATTATTCAATTAGTGGAAGCAGTAAATGAGTGAAAAATtacaattgaaaaatataaaataacttggATTGTAAGCAACAAAACGAACCTCTGTTGGGGGAACCACCTCCACGGCCAGAAAATGGAAAAGGTCGTTTCTGTCCCGTATGAGCTGGCTGCAGATGATGCGGTGAAGGGTTTGGATAATTACCCTCAAAACCACCGGCCATAGGCCGAAACCCTCCCCCTCCTCCGCCACCTCCAATTGGTCGAAAGCCTCCACCTCCGCCACCGCTGTTGTGATGCTGACGAGGAGGACTATCGAAGGGAcgatgtcctcctcctcctccactgCCACGGAAGTTGCTAGGGCTACGTCGACGGTGTTGGTAGGGATCTTGGGCATCGAACTTATCGTTGAAATTAGTATTGGTGTCGGTGTTAATGCTGTTATAGCGGCTCATAGGAGAAGCGTCGGAGAAACGCGAGGGTCCTCTATAGTAACGGTCGTGAATATTGTTATTATAGTAAGAGTCTTGGTTGTTGTTGGTGGTGGTGTTGTTGCCATCGCCATAGCGATCGGCTCTGTACCTATCCAGCTTTGCTGAGTGTGTTTAAGCTCAAAGTTGAAGCCCTAAACTTGAAATTTGCAGAAACTAAAACAAAGAGAAAATGTTACTACTAAAAACAAGTCGAAAGAAGAAAATAGATAGAGACCAAAAAATACGCAAAGTGAAAGGGAATTTTGGTTGGAGTTTTCAAGGGGGCAAAGCGGGTCAGGTCACGGCAGGACAAGTCCCTTTATAGGAAGTAGTTTCTGGGCTCCCTAATAATGGCCCAATTTAATTGTTTTGGCCTTTTAGAGGTCTCATTTAGCCCAATCTGAATGAAGTTTGAGTTTGGTTTT includes these proteins:
- the LOC107896590 gene encoding flowering time control protein FCA yields the protein MSRYNSINTDTNTNFNDKFDAQDPYQHRRRSPSNFRGSGGGGGHRPFDSPPRQHHNSGGGGGGFRPIGGGGGGGGFRPMAGGFEGNYPNPSPHHLQPAHTGQKRPFPFSGRGGGSPNRDRFGGAGGGGNFAKLFVGSVPRTAREEDIRHLFEEHGDVIEVALIKDKKTGQPQGCCFIKYATLEEADRAIRALHNQHTLPGGVGPIQVRYADGERERLGAVEYKLFVGSLNKQATEMDVQEVFSRFGRVEDVYLMRDESKQSRGCGFVKYSDREMALAAIDALNGIYTMRGCDQPLTVRFADPKRPRQGPGDSRGGAAAFGGPGFGPRFQTPRPRPAPNFGDAMGDRVPPTAWHPMSPQKMGPTSNPGIRSMGNQLLPRSADLAIPLNPGAPFGGPSDGSLPGLSVSSSSTSVQGFNQSSSQIPTVGHQISPLQKPLGSPQNLPPSFQLHPQAPMSYSQTRTSHVGQLQVPPASHTPFSQALPSQHLAGLSGQLSASRPLVQPNVSSGAALQNPLNVNLPPNSAASAANQQQLPAPNQQQPLQPLQQSPSQLAQMLSQQTQTLQASFQSSQQAFSQLQQQLQLMQPSNQNMTLQQNSQASKHQWAGMMPQAVGSAPAKTPGTDVPSSASAAMKLVVECHWTEHTSPDGFKYYHNSLTRESKWEKPEELTLFEQQQQQQQKPPVQQPQTQLHAAQQASQQAQLQTQLQTQICHPHQLQQPIYPTAYPASGVRNQQSTQELGYGQLPVAPSPNDPSRFQQGLQMVQDLAWKNKP